One part of the Candidatus Binatia bacterium genome encodes these proteins:
- a CDS encoding cyclase family protein — protein sequence MAVRPPLTREQVLELHRTLSNWGRFGERDQLGTLNLITPEKRLAATRLVRSGRTVSCARPLPTEPAIDNPHPVVHLMTGTATESYGGDYFALASHGYATSHIDALCHIFHEGNLYNGYPATRVTAHGALELAIHELRDGVVTRGVLLDVPRLRGVRWLEPGEPIYVDDLEGCERAQGVRVEPGDALLIPTGRWDYRDVHGPWEPHAKLAGLDASCLPWLHERGVAALGSDGISDVVPSRIEGVRLPIHNVAIVAMGLHLLDNLELRDLARACAEEGRWEFLLTIAPLVVRRGTASPVNPIALL from the coding sequence GTGGCCGTGCGACCGCCGCTGACCCGCGAGCAGGTTCTCGAGCTGCACCGCACGCTCTCGAACTGGGGACGCTTCGGCGAGCGCGACCAGCTCGGCACGCTGAACCTGATCACGCCGGAGAAGCGGCTCGCGGCGACGCGGCTCGTGCGCAGCGGTCGCACGGTGTCGTGCGCGCGCCCGCTGCCGACCGAGCCCGCGATCGACAACCCGCACCCGGTCGTGCACCTGATGACCGGGACCGCGACCGAGAGCTACGGCGGCGACTACTTCGCGCTCGCCTCGCACGGCTACGCGACGTCGCACATCGACGCGCTCTGCCACATCTTCCACGAGGGCAATCTGTACAACGGCTATCCGGCGACGCGCGTCACCGCGCACGGCGCGCTCGAGCTCGCGATTCACGAGCTGCGCGACGGCGTCGTGACGCGCGGCGTGCTGCTCGACGTGCCGCGGCTGCGCGGCGTACGCTGGCTCGAGCCCGGAGAGCCGATCTACGTCGACGACCTCGAGGGCTGCGAGCGCGCGCAGGGCGTGCGCGTCGAGCCGGGCGACGCGCTGCTGATCCCGACCGGACGCTGGGACTACCGCGACGTGCACGGCCCGTGGGAGCCGCACGCGAAGCTCGCCGGACTCGACGCCTCGTGCTTGCCGTGGCTGCACGAGCGCGGCGTGGCGGCGCTCGGCTCGGACGGCATCTCGGACGTCGTGCCGTCGCGCATCGAGGGCGTGCGCCTGCCGATCCACAACGTGGCGATCGTCGCGATGGGCCTGCACCTGCTCGACAACCTCGAGCTGCGCGACCTCGCGCGCGCCTGCGCCGAGGAGGGGCGCTGGGAGTTCCTGCTGACGATCGCCCCGCTCGTCGTGCGGCGCGGCACCGCCTCGCCGGTCAACCCGATCGCGCTGTTGTAG
- a CDS encoding phosphomannomutase/phosphoglucomutase, which translates to MKMNPTIFREYDIRGVAGADFDEEFAYALGRAIGTRLRARHPGETPTMAVGRDCRLTSDAYADAVIRGLCETGVDVADIGMCPTPLMYFSLFELPVQGGIEVTASHNASEYNGFKICLGREAIYGEAIATLRGEIERGEFAQGAGKVTKHDIVTPYVEYCRKQFGTLPRKLRVVVDAGNGAAGRIGPTIMRALGCEVIELYCEPDGRFPNHHPDPTMPENLADVIRKVAETNADVGIAYDGDADRIGVVAPGGRILWGDELLVIFAREILSRRPGAIVISEVKCSQRLFDDVERRGGKPIMWKAGHSLIKAKMKETGAAVGGEMSGHMFFADRFLGYDDAIYASCRLLEILARSEGGVLDLLEGLPPAFNTPEIRVDCPDDVKFAVAERVRDVLKKDYPVNEVDGVRVSFPDGWGLVRASNTQPALVLRFEASSEAKRDEYRAFVERIVADARRAVEGAKA; encoded by the coding sequence ATGAAGATGAATCCCACGATCTTTCGCGAGTACGACATCCGCGGCGTCGCCGGCGCGGACTTCGACGAGGAGTTCGCCTACGCGCTCGGGCGTGCCATCGGCACGCGGCTGCGCGCGCGTCACCCGGGCGAGACGCCGACGATGGCGGTCGGGCGCGACTGCCGCCTCACCTCCGACGCCTACGCCGACGCCGTGATCCGCGGCCTCTGCGAGACCGGCGTCGACGTCGCGGACATCGGCATGTGCCCGACGCCGCTCATGTACTTCTCGCTCTTCGAGCTGCCGGTGCAGGGCGGTATCGAGGTGACGGCGAGCCACAACGCGTCCGAGTACAACGGCTTCAAGATTTGCCTCGGGCGCGAGGCGATCTACGGCGAGGCGATCGCCACGCTGCGCGGCGAGATCGAGCGCGGCGAGTTCGCGCAGGGCGCGGGTAAGGTCACCAAGCACGACATCGTCACGCCGTACGTCGAGTACTGCCGCAAGCAGTTCGGCACGCTGCCGCGCAAGCTGCGCGTCGTGGTCGACGCCGGCAACGGCGCCGCGGGGCGCATCGGTCCGACCATCATGCGCGCGCTCGGCTGCGAGGTGATCGAGCTCTACTGCGAGCCCGACGGACGCTTCCCGAACCACCACCCCGACCCGACGATGCCGGAGAACCTCGCCGACGTGATCCGCAAGGTCGCGGAGACGAACGCCGACGTCGGCATCGCTTACGACGGCGACGCGGACCGCATCGGCGTCGTCGCGCCGGGCGGGCGGATCCTCTGGGGCGACGAGCTGCTGGTGATCTTTGCACGCGAGATCTTGTCTCGTCGTCCGGGCGCGATCGTGATCAGCGAGGTCAAGTGCTCGCAGCGCCTGTTCGACGACGTCGAGCGTCGCGGCGGCAAGCCGATCATGTGGAAGGCCGGGCACTCGCTGATCAAGGCGAAGATGAAGGAGACCGGCGCCGCGGTGGGCGGCGAGATGAGCGGCCACATGTTCTTCGCCGACCGCTTCCTCGGCTACGACGACGCGATCTACGCGTCGTGCCGGCTGCTCGAGATCCTGGCGCGCTCGGAGGGCGGCGTGCTCGACCTGCTCGAGGGCCTGCCGCCCGCGTTCAACACGCCGGAGATCCGCGTCGACTGCCCGGACGACGTCAAGTTCGCGGTCGCCGAGCGCGTGCGCGACGTGCTGAAGAAGGACTACCCGGTGAACGAGGTCGACGGCGTGCGCGTCAGCTTCCCGGACGGCTGGGGGCTGGTGCGCGCGTCCAACACGCAGCCCGCGCTGGTGCTGCGCTTCGAGGCGTCGAGCGAGGCGAAGCGCGACGAGTACCGCGCGTTCGTCGAGCGCATCGTCGCCGACGCGCGGCGCGCCGTCGAAGGCGCGAAGGCGTGA
- a CDS encoding HAMP domain-containing sensor histidine kinase codes for MTGAFDGSAADSGDTTLATEPLGLRRSYAAETMRLVRSRLDVSLALFSLLMGIDVLFEHRMPGHEGVVGAYGLEILLCVVACLLTRVRRLARHTIPLAVGATSGLALIMLGYSATIAAPAEAVVIGQVCLITCLAVVLPWGVRAQLVLAAISFAGFTLLLPLFSRTTPALFSLIGLSAGVASSCVAAFLLERYRFEAFTRAAERSRAYALQEEEAEISTALLYAGQTLNEFVGRAGVLQEVNQLVTRALGCDWCSTFVLDEQTKSLRFVANVGSPEDVRTEFEHIDFPFGSLPLFDELHRGRLVEIADRNTQSLVPPDLLARWEVASMLCVPICRNEHLIGFIACGYRTRTGPFSRKQRRLAVGIAQAVAVGVENERLIRDLRAANRLKSDFVSTMSHELRTPLNVILGYAEMLGDSSDVSPQELQQLAQGIRRSATELLELVTATLDLARIESGRDELHVEPVELAALLQEVQREFEPLSQRAGLEVRWHDGCPGEVVAADRVKLKTIIKNLVGNAIKYTPQGTVDVRIGRDREDVVLTVSDTGIGIEPDHLTTIFEMFRQIDGSATRTYGGVGLGLYIVRQLVDRMHGRITVESEPGVGSTFVVRLPLTRVTTTSPQALVARALADAGVRTPTSTTARSG; via the coding sequence ATGACCGGAGCTTTCGACGGCTCGGCCGCTGACTCCGGCGACACCACGCTCGCCACGGAGCCGCTGGGCCTTCGGCGCTCGTACGCCGCCGAGACGATGCGTCTCGTGCGCTCGCGGCTCGACGTCTCGCTGGCGCTGTTCTCGCTCCTCATGGGCATCGACGTGCTGTTCGAGCACCGGATGCCCGGCCACGAGGGCGTCGTCGGCGCGTACGGTCTCGAAATTTTGCTCTGCGTCGTCGCCTGCCTTCTCACCCGCGTCCGGAGGCTCGCGCGCCACACGATCCCGCTCGCCGTCGGCGCGACGTCGGGCCTCGCGCTCATCATGCTCGGCTACAGCGCGACGATCGCCGCGCCGGCCGAGGCGGTCGTGATCGGCCAGGTGTGTCTCATCACCTGTCTCGCGGTCGTCCTGCCGTGGGGCGTGCGGGCGCAGCTCGTGCTCGCGGCGATCTCGTTCGCGGGCTTCACCTTGCTGCTGCCGCTGTTCAGCCGGACGACGCCTGCGCTGTTCTCGCTCATCGGCCTGTCGGCGGGCGTCGCGTCGTCGTGCGTCGCCGCGTTCCTGCTCGAGCGCTACCGCTTCGAGGCCTTCACCCGCGCCGCCGAGCGCTCGCGCGCGTACGCGCTGCAGGAAGAAGAAGCCGAGATCTCGACCGCGCTGCTCTACGCCGGACAGACGCTGAACGAGTTCGTCGGCCGCGCGGGCGTGCTGCAGGAGGTGAACCAGCTCGTCACCCGGGCGCTCGGCTGCGACTGGTGCTCGACCTTCGTGCTCGACGAGCAGACCAAGTCGCTGCGCTTCGTCGCCAACGTCGGCTCGCCCGAAGACGTGCGCACCGAGTTCGAGCACATCGACTTCCCGTTCGGCAGCCTGCCGCTGTTCGACGAGCTGCACCGCGGTCGCCTGGTCGAGATCGCCGACCGCAACACGCAGAGCCTCGTGCCGCCCGACCTGCTCGCACGCTGGGAGGTCGCGTCCATGCTGTGCGTGCCGATCTGCCGCAACGAGCACCTGATCGGCTTCATCGCCTGCGGCTACCGGACGCGGACCGGGCCGTTCTCGCGCAAGCAGCGTCGGCTCGCGGTCGGCATCGCGCAGGCGGTCGCCGTCGGGGTCGAGAACGAGCGTCTGATCCGCGACCTGCGCGCCGCGAACCGCCTCAAGTCGGACTTCGTGTCGACCATGTCGCACGAGCTGCGCACGCCGCTGAACGTCATCCTCGGCTACGCCGAGATGCTCGGCGACTCGTCCGACGTCTCGCCGCAGGAGCTGCAGCAGCTCGCGCAGGGCATCCGGCGCAGCGCGACCGAGCTCCTCGAGCTGGTCACGGCGACGCTCGACCTCGCGCGCATCGAGTCCGGTCGCGACGAGCTGCACGTCGAGCCGGTCGAGCTCGCGGCGCTGCTGCAGGAAGTGCAGCGCGAGTTCGAGCCGCTGTCGCAGCGCGCCGGACTCGAGGTCCGCTGGCACGATGGCTGTCCGGGCGAGGTCGTCGCCGCGGATCGCGTCAAGCTCAAGACGATCATCAAGAACCTGGTCGGCAACGCGATCAAGTACACGCCGCAGGGCACGGTCGACGTGCGGATCGGGCGCGACCGCGAGGACGTCGTGTTGACGGTGTCCGACACCGGCATCGGCATCGAGCCCGACCACCTGACGACGATCTTCGAGATGTTCCGCCAGATCGACGGCTCCGCGACCCGCACGTACGGCGGCGTCGGGCTCGGGCTCTACATCGTGCGCCAGCTCGTCGACCGGATGCACGGAAGGATCACGGTCGAGAGCGAGCCGGGGGTCGGGTCCACGTTCGTCGTCCGCCTACCGCTCACGCGCGTCACGACGACGTCGCCGCAAGCGCTGGTTGCGCGCGCGCTCGCCGACGCCGGCGTCCGCACCCCGACGTCTACAACAGCGCGATCGGGTTGA